A region from the Aquimarina sp. ERC-38 genome encodes:
- the egtB gene encoding ergothioneine biosynthesis protein EgtB: MVIIDNLLDSFIQTRSHSEELCASLQTEDYVVQPIVDVSPPKWHLGHTTWFFEEFILVKFIDGYKRFSNDFAFVFNSYYESIGKRVVRTDRGNLSRPTVSEVYEYRDHVTTKLIRLLEEQHEEELCKLVEIGIHHEKQHQELLLTDIKYILGHNPLLPKYNDTITENPIINKEYKLITIDEGVYEIGHKGFDFCYDNELGVHKVYLQKYAIADTLVTNREYLEFIEDGGYQNSLLWHAEGWDWVQTHKITQPMYWHQVDHVFHQYTLRGLQPLDLKAPVTHISYYEAFAFAEWKGLRLPTEFEWEIAQSQFEWGDRWEWTESAYLPYPGYTKEPGALGEYNGKFMVNQKVLRGGSIATPTAHTRPTYRNFFHPQLRWQFNGIRLAKTLTI, translated from the coding sequence ATGGTCATTATTGATAACTTATTAGATTCTTTTATTCAGACCCGTTCGCACTCCGAAGAACTTTGTGCTTCCCTTCAAACCGAAGATTACGTAGTACAACCCATTGTAGATGTCTCTCCACCCAAGTGGCATCTTGGGCATACGACCTGGTTTTTTGAAGAATTTATCTTGGTAAAATTTATAGATGGCTATAAGCGATTCAGTAATGACTTTGCTTTCGTATTCAATAGTTATTACGAAAGTATAGGAAAGCGGGTAGTAAGGACCGATCGTGGTAATTTATCCAGGCCTACGGTTAGTGAAGTATACGAGTATCGCGACCATGTGACTACTAAACTAATACGACTGCTAGAAGAGCAACATGAGGAAGAACTCTGTAAACTGGTTGAGATAGGTATTCACCATGAAAAACAACACCAGGAATTACTTTTAACGGATATAAAATACATTTTGGGCCATAATCCGTTGTTACCCAAATACAACGATACCATAACTGAAAATCCTATAATTAACAAAGAATATAAGCTAATTACCATCGATGAAGGGGTATATGAAATCGGACATAAAGGTTTTGACTTTTGTTATGACAATGAATTAGGGGTTCATAAAGTATATCTACAGAAGTACGCAATAGCAGACACGCTAGTAACTAATAGAGAATACTTAGAGTTTATAGAAGACGGGGGTTACCAGAATAGCCTACTTTGGCATGCCGAAGGTTGGGATTGGGTACAGACCCATAAAATCACGCAACCTATGTATTGGCATCAAGTAGATCATGTCTTTCATCAATATACTTTACGAGGCTTACAACCTTTAGATTTAAAAGCTCCGGTTACCCATATTTCTTACTATGAAGCATTTGCCTTTGCCGAATGGAAGGGGTTGCGATTACCTACTGAGTTTGAATGGGAAATCGCACAATCTCAATTTGAATGGGGAGACCGTTGGGAATGGACGGAAAGTGCTTATTTACCTTATCCCGGTTATACAAAGGAGCCTGGAGCACTGGGAGAATACAATGGTAAATTTATGGTAAATCAAAAAGTCTTGCGCGGGGGTTCTATTGCAACCCCTACGGCACATACCCGCCCTACATACCGAAATTTCTTTCATCCGCAATTGCGATGGCAATTTAACGGAATCCGATTAGCTAAAACGCTTACCATATAA